A single Anopheles funestus chromosome 2RL, idAnoFuneDA-416_04, whole genome shotgun sequence DNA region contains:
- the LOC125760746 gene encoding CLIP domain-containing serine protease B15-like: MNVKDIRIFLQLVAFLSWNSYIAEAEEECILENREGEPKGILVPASQCTSFREELQNSEFHSTNVCCPVFQNEPNCGRISEYAGEFSFDSRETQLDQFPWAAMVMLQWVRKIVCSGSLISTRFVLSAAHCFVDVHGVSKPASDYRVRLGDWDLGQDEDCMYVRNRYVCNPQKPVDYSVELIVTHDSYHTNRKDFLHDIALLKLAQPVEYGAQIGPACLPNWSTEVPDIVRQNFTATGWGRTKSFRALFRKYKLEMMGRNISTCVKAYRMQEAAVSRIQLCVGGVPSRDVCYGDSGGGLMKREANRWVLIGVISFGSYRCGRSLPGVYTNVAYYSDWIQWAVDKSSKSGIIKRTRNSSAS, encoded by the exons ATGAATGTAAAAGACATTCGAATATTTCTGCAACTGGTAGCTTTTTTAAGCTGGAATTCTTACATTGCGGAGGCTGAGGAAGAGTGTATATTGGAAAACCGTGAAGGTGAACCGAAAGGTATTCTCGTACCAGCTTCACAGTGTACCTCATTTCGGGAGGAACTTCAGAACAGTGAATTTCATTCGACAAACGTTTGCTGTCCGGTGTTTCAAAATGAACCAAACTGTGGACGAATCTCCGAGTATGCTGGTGAATTTAGCTTCGACAGTCGAGAAACACAGCTGGACCAATTTCCCTGGGCAGCTATGGTTATGCTGCAATGGGTGAGAAAGATTGTTTGTAGTGGTTCACTCATCAGTACACGATTCGTTCTATCAGCAGCTCACTGTTTTGTTGATGTGCACGGTGTTAGCAAACC CGCTTCCGACTACCGGGTACGTCTGGGGGATTGGGACCTTGGACAAGATGAGGATTGTATGTACGTGCGCAACAGATATGTTTGCAACCCGCAGAAACCGGTGGACTACAGTGTGGAACTGATCGTTACTCATGATTCTTATCACACAAATCGGAAAGACTTCCTGCACGACATTGCACTACTCAAGTTGGCTCAGCCGGTGGAGTACGGTGCGCAGATAGGCCCTGCCTGTCTACCGAACTGGAGTACCGAAGTTCCTGACATAGTGCGTCAGAATTTTACCGCCACTGGTTGGGGCAGAACGAAGTCATTTAGGGCATTGTTTCGGAAGTACAAACTTGAAATGATGGGCAGAAATATTAGTACCTGCGTTAAGGCTTATCGGATGCAAGAAGCGGCAGTCTCCCGAATACAACTGTGCGTTGGAGGTGTTCCTAGCAGAGACGTATGCTATGGTGACTCGGGAGGTGGTCTCATGAAACGAGAAGCCAATCGCTGGGTACTGATTGGAGTCATAAGTTTTGGATCATATCGTTGCGGCAGATCACTCCCAGGTGTATATACTAATGTTGCTTACTATAGTGATTGGATTCAGTGGGCCGTCGACAAGTCTTCTAAGTCAGGCATTATAAAAAGAACTAGAAACTCGTCAGCATCATAA